A genomic window from Purpureocillium takamizusanense chromosome 2, complete sequence includes:
- a CDS encoding uncharacterized protein (COG:Q~EggNog:ENOG503NX35), producing the protein MNRFSVCIVGAGPSGLVAAKTLLHNAPKGTFQVSVFDAQDAIGGLWPTSQTDTGRLVHPLMVANQSRHTMHFSDLAWDAAAPHLPRAWQVGKYLERYMERYLTGSPDFELRLGTRVVRAEPIQDGRAGWRVLFRGRDGIEETRTFQKLIVASGYFGKSIIPDSLAAQPNAIPVVPSTQYRDLKSLLGDKPPSGGTKILVVGGQMSGVEIAGTIASHLSSATNSPEPSDIPDVDKYSVHHVIQRPIWVFPLYTTPEPTTAAAPFLPLDFSSYNRNNRPQPLVNTQGHVSSDTAKVVHGIYEKALGGNQAVFSPLLHVDGDTKTEPPYLAVSDWYCDFVRSGLITLSKGKVTALDGNTAVLSDGGGLIHDVAAVVVATGFDPSPYLDFFPKDTLDRLRFSPEHTELPLALSFHGTTSNDLHGLGFVGFYRSPYWGVMQMQARFLVELWTKAMLLPQPMRSALCTDDSMQRTLKLRDDPRLSQFPMGDYPWLMQEFAEALSIEPAAPSFAGVPLLPHNKQPLDMLTPARYTSPTDSEEARGEAAKLLKNTIDTTIAGLTSPKFVARAVFRSLLGTWRLERDLVSRLPSHPSGHFSGTAQFLLRERTSDGIQCAKDSTSASLAREGGNDSDQGLEYLYVEDGEFKTDSGFGFRATRRYVWRYDEGSDTLSVWFAKPDDQKRADYLFHEVEFEKSERGGRDADGWKAKAGHLCIDDYYDVKYNFAFEAVNLRDWCIEYTVNGPKKDYTIRGTYTR; encoded by the exons ATGAACCGCTTCTCCGTCTGCATCGTCG GCGCCGGCCCCtcgggcctcgtcgccgccaagacGCTCCTCCACAACGCGCCCAAGGGCACCTTCCAGGTCAGCGTCTTCGACGCCCAAGATGCCATCGGCGGCCTGTGGCCGACGTCCCAGACGGACACGGGCCGTCTGGTCCACCCGCTCATGGTGGCCAACCAGAGCCGTCACACGATGCACTTCAGCGACCTTGCCtgggatgccgccgcgccacacCTTCCCCGCGCCTGGCAGGTCGGCAAGTACCTCGAACGGTACATGGAACGCTACCTCACCGGCAGCCCTGATTTTGAGTTGCGCTTGGGCACCCGCGTCGTGCGAGCCGAGCCGATCCAGGACGGACGCGCCGGGTGGCGGGTGCTGttccgcggccgcgacggcatcgaggagaCGCGTACCTTTCAGAAGCTCATAGTCGCCTCGGGCTACTTTGGCAAGTCCATCATCCCtgacagcctcgccgcccagccgaATGCCATCCCAGTCGTTCCTAGCACTCAGTACCGCGACCTCAAGAGCCTTCTCGGTGACAAAccgcccagcggcggcaccaagaTCTTAGTCGTTGGCGGTCAGATGTCTGGTGTTGAGATTGCAGGCACCATCGCATCTCACCTCTCCTCTGCGACCAACTCGCCTGAACCCAGCGATATTCCCGACGTGGACAAGTATTCTGTCCACCATGTCATTCAAAGGCCCATCTGGGTCTTCCCCTTGTACACGACCCCCGAG CCAACCACTGCTGCAgcccccttccttcccctcGACTTTTCATCCTACAACCGCAACAACCGACCGCAGCCACTGGTCAACACGCAGGGACACGTCAGCTCGGACACGGCCAAGGTGGTGCATGGCATCTACGAGaaggcgctcggcggcaacCAGGCCGTCTTCTCCCCGCTCCTGCACGTCGATGGTGACACCAAGACGGAGCCGCCGTATCTGGCCGTCAGCGACTGGTACTGCGACTTTGTTCGCTCCGGCTTGATTACTCTTTCAAAAGGCAAAGTCACCGCGCTGGACGGCAACACGGCCGTGTTGTCCGATGGCGGGGGCCTCATCcatgacgtcgccgccgtggtcgtggCGACGGGATTCGACCCCTCCCCGTACCTGGACTTCTTCCCGAAGGACACTCTCGACAGGTTGCGCTTCTCGCCCGAGCATACCGAACTacccctcgccctctcctTTCACGGAACTACGTCTAACGACCTTCACGGTCTAGGCTTCGTTGGATTTTATCGCTCTCCTTACTGGGGTGTAATGCAGATGCAGGCTCGCTTCCTGGTGGAGCTCTGGACCAAAGCCATGCTTCTACCCCAGCCCATGCGGAGCGCGCTCTGCACTGATGATTCGATGCAGCGAACGCTGAAGCTCCGGGACGACCCCCGGCTGTCCCAATTCCCAATGGGGGACTATCCCTGGCTCATGCAGGAGTTTGCCGAGGCACTCTCCATTGaaccggccgcgccgtcgtttGCGGGAgtaccgctgctgccgcatAACAAGCAGCCGCTAGACATGCTGACGCCGGCACGGTACACATCGCCGACGGACAGCGAGGAAGCcaggggcgaggcggcgaagCTTCTCAAAAATACCATCGACACCACGATTGCAGGCCTAACCTCGCCCAAGTTCGTGGCGCGCGCCGTGTTTCGCAGCTTGTTGGGCACGTGGAGGCTGGAGCGCGACCTCGTAAGTCGGCTACCATCGCACCCGAGCGGCCATTTCAGCGGCACCGCACAGTTTCTCCTGCGCGAAAGGACCTCGGACGGCATCCAGTGCGCCAAAGACAGCACATCAGCTTCATTGGCCCGCGAAGGCGGCAACGATAGCGACCAAGGCTTAGAGTACCTGTAcgttgaggatggcgagTTCAAAACGGATAGTGGCTTCGGGTTTCGCGCGACAAGGCGGTATGTGTGGCGATATGACGAAGGCAGCGATACGCTGAGCGTGTGGTTCGCAAAGCCCGACGACCAGAAGCGCGCAGACTACTTGTTTCACGAGGTGGAGTTTGAGAAGTCGgaacgaggcgggcgagacgccgATGGTTggaaggccaaggccggGCATCTCTGCATCGACGACTACTACGACGTCAAGTACAATTTTGCGTTTGAGGCTGTCAACCTGCGAGATTGGTGCATAGAATACACGGTCAACGGGCCAAAGAAGGACTATACCATCCGAGGGACGTATACGCGATGA
- a CDS encoding D-lactate dehydrogenase (COG:E~EggNog:ENOG503NUGA): MMKIAVFSAKPYDKRFLDAALEAKKKQQQLLLQQQSSTAASGSGGGGIELAYHDFALGEDTAFLAKGADAVCVFVNDAVSAPVVEALADEGIKAILLRCAGFNNVALEVAERRGLLVANVPSYSPEAVAEFAVALIQTLNRNTHRAYNRVREGNFALDGLLGRTLHGKTVGIVGTGKIGVATGRILKGFGCRVLAADPYPTRAFSDEVGEYRSSIDELLPECDIVSLHCPLMDATRHIINERTLALMKPRAMLINTSRGALLDSRAVIKALKTKHLGGLALDVYEAEGSLFYDDHSGEIIQDDVLMRLITFPNVVICGHQAFFTEEALKEIAECTLRNLEEFAERGTCTNSLTDSIKKNGKGPLPVRNV, translated from the coding sequence ATGATGAAGATTGCCGTCTTTAGCGCCAAGCCGTACGACAAGCGGTTCTtggacgccgcgctcgaggccaagaagaagcagcagcagctgctgctgcagcaacagtcttcgacggcggcgagcgggagcggcggcggcggcatagAGCTGGCGTACCACGACttcgcgctgggcgaggacaCGGCATTCCtggccaagggcgccgacgcggtgtgcgtcttcgtcaacgacgccgtgtcggcgcccgtggtggaggcgctggcggacgagggcatcaaggcGATCCTGCTGCGGTGCGCGGGCTTCAACAACGTGGCCCTCGAGGTGGCGGAGCGTCGCGGGCTGCTCGTGGCCAACGTGCCGAGCTACTCGCccgaggccgtggccgagttCGCCGTGGCGCTGATCCAGACGCTCAACCGCAACACGCACCGGGCCTACAACCGCGTGCGCGAGGGCAACtttgccctcgacggcctgctggGGCGGACGCTGCACGGCAAGACGGTGGGCATCGTGGGGACGGGCAAGATCGGCGTCGCCACGGGCCGCATCCTCAAGGGCTTCGGGTGCCGCGTCCTGGCCGCGGACCCCTACCCGACGCGGGCCTTTTCCGACGAAGTAGGCGAGTACCGCTccagcatcgacgagctgctcccCGAGTGCGACATCGTGAGCCTGCACTGCCCGCTCATGGACGCGACGCGGCACATCATCAACGAGCGGACCCTGGCGCTGATGAAGCCGCGCGCCATGCTCATCAACAcgtcgcgcggcgccctgctcgactcgcgcgccgtcatcaaggccctcaagacgaagcacctcggcggcctggccctcgacgtctacgaggccgagggctcGCTCTTCTACGACGACCACTCGGGCGAGATCATCCAGGACGACGTCCTCATGCGCCTCATCACCTTCCCCAACGTCGTCATCTGCGGCCACCAGGCCTTCTTCACCGAGGAGGCCCTCAAGGAGATTGCCGAGTGCACGCTGCGCAACCTCGAAGAGTTTGCCGAGCGGGGGACCTGCACCAACTCGCTGACGGATTCCATCAAGAAGAATGGCAAGGGGCCGCTGCCCGTTCGCAATGTCTAG